The following is a genomic window from Amblyraja radiata isolate CabotCenter1 chromosome 13, sAmbRad1.1.pri, whole genome shotgun sequence.
gcctgctgagatactccagcacattgtgttatgGTGGAATGTGGATGGAACTAAAGATGATCAGCTGGAAAAAAAAATTGACGGAAAATACtgatttattgtgtaggaaggaaccgcagaagctggtctaaaccgaagatagacacaaaagtaactcagtgggtcagacagcatctctggagagaaggaatgggtgacgttttgtgttgagacccttcttcagactcttcaatctgaagaagggtctcgacctgaaacgtcacgcattccttctctccagagatgctgcctgcctaacTGATTTATTGGTGTGGCATGTACCAGGATACAGGGAAACACATTGTCTTGAGATCTTTTCTAAACTTATTTGTTTTCTATTATCTTTTCTATTACTTTTGTTATCAGTAGGGTTTTAATTAAGATCAAGTTTTATGCTTATTTTTTTTGGTAGGTCTACTAAACCTTCGACATTATTAGCTCCTTTGttctggttgattgattgatgattTAATTCATCTCGGCTTTtgaaagtcaagagtcaagagtgttttattgtcacgtcccaggtagaacaatgacattcttacttgcagcaagacaacacaatatgtgaacatagtaaaTAAACGAGACAAAATgtttagtgtgtgtatatatactcaTACCCACATATCTCTATAgtaataaaagtctgatcttgaccacttcctgtttttctgtttcatgatttcagAAAAAACATTGCcacttactgctgtgatttttggccatcttactcagagtccccctccgctgcactggacaagaggatttttcccatcgatgaaaaataaaaaagttattaatgtttaaaaagtgttgagattctctgctgcctctgctggtgggaggggggactataaaacccggaagNNNNNNNNNNNNNNNNNNNNNNNNNNNNNNNNNNNNNNNNNNNNNNNNNNNNNNNNNNNNNNNNNNNNNNNNNNNNNNNNNNNNNNNNNNNNNNNNNNNNNNNNNNNNNNNNNNNNNNNNNNNNNNNNNNNNNNNNNNNNNNNNNNNNNNNNNNNNNNNNNNNNNNNNNNNNNNNNNNNNNNNNNNNNNNNNNNNNNNNNAGGAGAAGGGGAGAACTGAGTTAAAGATATGGAGCTGGGGCGTGGGAGATGGTAGAGTTGACAGAGTGAACTGGTGAGAGTACATTGAGGGGGGTTGATGGGAAGGGCAATGGGTGCTGGGTGTTGTGAGTGACCAGAGAGGGAGGAATGGGTGGCCTCATTCTGGGGAGGGATTTGTGCAAAGGCACGGGAGTTGGGTGGTGATTGTTGAGAGAGAAGAGAACAAGGGATGGAATGAGGGAGAGGGCTTGGTGCTGCTATTTGGAGTGGAATAGGGTAATTAGGGAGTGTATTTGTGGTGGGATGGAGGGAAAGGTTATTGGATGGTCATGTGTGTTAGTGAAAAGGGAAATTGGAATGGGGTTGGTGAAGGTGAGAGGGAGTGTTTGAAtgagtggtggtggtgggttaAAGAGACCTGGAAAGGAGCAAATGCAATtcataggaaacatagaaaataggtgcaggagtaggccattcgccatgAGTAGGagaatgcaccgccattcaatatgatcatggctgatcatccaactcagtatcctgtacctgccttctctccataccccctgatccctttagccacaagggctacatctaactccctcttaaatatagccaatgaactggcctcaattaccttctgtggcagagaattccagagattcaccactctctgtgtgaaaaaggttttcctcatatcagtcctaaaagatttcccccttacccttaaactgtgaccccttgttctggacttccccaatatcgggaacaatcttcctgcatgtagcctgtccaaccccttaagaattttgtaagtttctataagatcccccctcaatcttctaaattctagcgagtacaaaccgagtctatccagtctttcttcatatgaaagtcctgacatcccaggaatcagtctggtgaaccttctctgtactccctctatggcaagaatgtatttcctcagattaggagaccaaaactgtacgcaatactccaagtgtggtctcaccaagaccctgtacaactgcagtagaacctgcctgctcctatactcaaatccttttgctatgaatgctaacgtaccatttgccttcttcactgcctgttgcacctgcatgcctacttttaatgactggtgtaccatgacacccaggtctcgttgcatctccccctttcctaatcggccaccattcagataataatctactttttgccaccaaagtggataacctcacatttatccacattatactgcatctgccatgcattttcccactcacccagcctatccaagtcaccttgcagcctcctagcatcctcctcacagctaacactgccccccagctttgtgtcatccgcaaacttggagatgttgcattcgattccctcgtccaaatcattaatatatatcgtaaatagctggggtcccagaactgagccttgcggtaccccactagtcactgcctgccattgtgaaaaggacccgtttactcctactctttgcttcctgtctgccagccagttctctatccacatcaatactgaacccccaataccgtgaacCAACGAAGGTCTGGCTAATAGGTGTAAGGGTTGGTGAAGGAGATTGATAACGAGTGGGTGGAGGAGGTATAAAGAAAAGGGGAGAGGGGATGCATGAAGGCAGAAAGATAAACGGTGGGGAGAGTTGTTGGAAGAGTTAAATATGAGATGGAAGTGGACGTGATGTTGATTGTGAGGAATGTGTGTTGTGGTAGTGGAGGTGGGTGGATTTTGATTAGATTACAAGGGAGCAGCtaaagagtcatggagtgatacagtgtgaaaacaggcccttcggcttaatTTGCCCacgctgacaatagacaatagatgcagtaggccattcggcccttcgagccagcaccgccattcaatgtgatcatggttgatcatccacaatcagtaccccgttcctgccttctgtccatttcccttaacTCTgcaatccctaagagctctatcttgaaagcatccagagaacaagcctccaccgccctctgaggcagagaattccacacactcacaactctctgtgtgaagcatgtcccaactgcactagtcccacctgtccatttggtccatatccctccaaacctgtcctattgatgtacctgtctaaccgtttcttaaatgttgggatagtccaagcctccactacctcctctggcagcttgttccatacacccaccacccattgtgtgaaaaagttacccctcagattcctattaaatctttttcccttcaccttaaaccaatgtctactggtcctcaattcaccttctctgggcaagagactgtgtaattaccagatctattccactcataatcgtatacccctctataagatcacccctcatccccctgcactccagggaatagagtcccagcctactcaacctccccctatagctcagaccctctagtcctggtaacatccgctTAAAACTTATctctaccttttccagcttgacaacatatttcctataacatggtgcccagaactgaacacaatactctaaatgcagcctcaccaacgttttatacaacggcaatatgacctcccaacttctgactgaaggccaatgtgccaaaagcctttttgaccacactatctacctgtgactgcaccttcaaggaaccatgcacctgcattcctagatccctctgctctacaacactccacagacCCCTAGcattcactgtgttggtcctgcccatgttagacttcccaaaatgcaccacctcacatGTCTCTATTAAATTCTATATTGTTggaaagggaggttgaaggagatgatTTTTAAGTGGGGTTGACAAAGTGAGGACGGAGGAGAGATAAAGTTGTTCATGTTATTCTACATAACAGACGGGTCATGGGTGGGACGTGCCTCAGAAGAATTGCCATGATTACTAGAAGTTCTTGTCTCAAGTTTTTAGTTAATTGGGCTCCTTTGGGAAAGGGCCATTGGCATAGGAACATGCCCATGTTGGGACAACTGCAAGGGGAAATATCTTCCTTTTGTGATATAATATTTGCCAGCCACCTGCTTTGGAAATGTGCCCCTTACAGTAAGGAACTGTGGATATTGCTTGGTAGAATGGATGGATGCATGGCAGAAGGGTGAGCGGTGGAGTGAGTGGGGTTGGTGTGTTGAGGATGGAGGAGTATGTGGATTGGTGTGGGTGAGGATGATGCGAATAAGGGGTCAGAGGTAATGAAGGAAGGAAGAGGCgtaggatgggaaaggaatgtgtTGCAGTGTGCAGTGGAGGGGCTGCAATCTCCACTCCTGTGCTAGACTTATAGGGCTTCTGTTTCCAGATGTCGACAGTGGGACGGTGCAATAATCAGGCAGAATTCAATATTCCAGATGTTCCATGTTTGTTGGGTGCCTCTGAAGCCGGCCCAGATGTTGTGCAGTTGCTGAAGGGCCACATATTGTTTCAGGATCTGGGTGGCATAAACCTGCACTCGATTCCGCCTACGATCCTGCGTTTGCAATACCTGGAAGAGTTGCACCTGGAGGGCAATCAGATCGAGGAGATTCCACCTGAGATTGGTTTGCTGCAGAGACTCCGGGTTTTGTACCTGAACAACAACAAACTGGGTTGCATTTGTGATCAGCTCGAGAACTGCCAAAAACTCCAGAGTTTGGACCTGAGTGACAATCCACTGGATTGTGGAATCCCCACAAACACCCTGTGCCATCTGCATGCATTGCAGGAACTACGCCTGGCCAATCTGAACTTAGTGCAGCTTCCAGCCCAGATCTGTAAGAAGCTGCATCATCTTCGACTGCTGGGGTTATCAGGCAATCGTCTGACATCCTTACCCTGGGAAATCAGGAACCTGACCAAACTGCAACAactccacctggacaacaaccatCTGTGCAGCTTGCCACGGGGATTTTGCCTCCTGCCAAAGCTGGAAGTTTTGAATTTGAGGCAGAATTTATTGCATTCGCTTCCCGATGATATCAATTCTCTAAAAAACTTAAAGCATTTATACTTAAGTGATAACCAGTTGAGCGACCTTCCCGATTCCCTGGGAAAATGTCTAAACATCTGTGCATTAGATGTTAGCGGAAATAGGTTGCATCGCAATCTCACTGCATTCCCCGCCAATTTGGTTGAACTAGCTCTCTCTCATAATCAACTCTATGCTTTTCCAACAGCTGTGTGCCAGTTGGCAGACAGCTTACAACTCCTCTATCTAAAAAACACACAGTTAAAGAAACTAAGCTGTTGCTTCTCCAATTTAACAAATCTTCACCTCTTGGACCTCAGTGAAAATCCTCTTAGGTACTTTCCAATGCAAATCTGTGACCTGGTCCAGTTGGAGATGCTGTCACTGGATGACAGTAAACTAAAAGAGGTACAAGTCTTCATACCTGAGCATTCAAAGCAGGAGTTGGAGAAAGGATGCGAGAGACCGTGTGAGGTAGAAAAAGGTGCACAGTATCAGAGAACCTGACACTATAAGTATGAAGCACTGGATGGGTGGAATGGAGCACCAGAAAGGGACAGAACCAgagtggaggacaggttgtcagaGATGGTGTAAGAGTTTATAAGAATGTAAGAAATAGAAGTGGGAGCAGGTCATGTGGCTGCTTATACCTGCCTCCTTTCATTCAAAAGGTCATGCCTGATATATTACCTCTACAACATTCTCGCATGAACTCTATGCCCCTTGACAATATGGTCTGAGCCGCGACCTCTAATCCCCTTATTTCATACTTTCTGGGTGAGGAAATGTCCTCTCATCTCTGCTGCTGAATAGCCGACTCCATATTTTAAAATTATGACtcctggatagcaaaggtttagagggatatgcgccaaaggcatcttggttggcatggacaagttgggcctatttccacactattaGATACGCATCCAGAAGAAATATCAGCTCTGCATTCTATCCTGTATTGATcagtaagaattttatatatttcaattaGATCACCTCACATTTTATTTCAAAGCATAAGACTATAGAAAAAGTGAGGGGGTAGATAATAGGAATCTTTTTCCCTTTGTGGGGTGCACAAATCAAGCATATCTATAATGTGGGAAGAAGGTGGATTATAGGGGATCTGTGGGGAATTTGTACACACGCAGGGTGCTGTAACTATTGGTTCAAATTAGTCCAACTCTAAACTACCACCTCCCAACCCCTGTTACCTCCCCAAAACTCAGCAATATATTTCTTAAAGAGAATTGTGCatagaggttgggatgttatgttgcagtgtGTAAGGCATTGGCAAAACCATATTTGAAGTTCTGTGTTCTGTTTTAGCTATCCTACTCCAGGAAAGATGCCATAAAGCTGGAAAGAGGGCAGAGAAGaattatgataataataataataatggatgggatttatatagcgcctttctaatactcaaggcgctttacatcgcattattcattcactcctcagtcgcactcggtggtggtaagctacttctgtagccacagctgccctggggcagactgacggaagcgtggctgccaatctgcgcctacggcccctccgaccaccaccaatcactcacacacatttacacacattcacacacaggcaaaggtgggtgaagtgtcttgcccaaggacacaacggcagtatgcactccaagcgggattcgaaccggctaccttccggttgccagccgaacacttagcccattgtgccatctgtcgtcccgatgatGATGTTGCCAAGATTTTAGGGCAAGATTAGGCAGTCTAGGATTTTATTATTTGGAGCCCAGGAGACTGAGGTGTGGTTTTATAGACATGTATAAAGTCACAAGGAGAATAGATGTCATAATAAAGTCATAAGGGAACTACACTtgggagcttacaacccagcagtatgaatattgatttctttaatttcaagtaacccttgtattcactctctctccatccctccccacccttgcCATTCTGCTAATTTCACTATCATTTTGTTATCACCTCctgcacagccaacaatggaccattgtgggctcattGTACCATTTCATAAGTCTGGTTTccctcccctgactcacagtctttggaagagtctcgacccgaaacatcacctattccttttctccagagatgcctgacccactgagttactccagcactttgtgtctattttaggggAATAGATGAGATGAAttgagcctttttccccagggtaagagaatcaagaactagcgGACACAAGTCCGCTGGGACaactagccccagaaatagtggatgcattagtgataatttttcaaaactctttagattctggagtagttcctgaggattggagggtagctaaagtaaccccactttttaaaaagggagggagagagaaaacggggaattacagaccagttagtctagcatcggtagtagggaaactgctagagtcagttattaaagatgggatagcagcacatttgggaagtggtgaaatcattggacaaagtcagcatggatttatgaaaggtaaatcatgtctgacgaatcttatagaatttttcaaagatgtaactagtagagtggataagggagaaccagtggatgtgttatatctggactttcagaaggctttcgacaagatcccacataagagattagtatataaacttaaagcacacggtattgggggttcagtattgatgtggatagagaactggctggcagacaggaagcaaagagtaggagttaacgggtccttttcagaatggcaggcagtgactagtggggtaccgcaaggctcagtgctgggaccccagctatttacaatatacagtggcttgcaaaggttttcataccccttgaacttttccacattttgtcacgttacaaccacaaacgtaaatgtattttattgggattttatgtgatagaccaacacaaagtggtgcataattgtgaagtggaaggaaaatgatacacggttttcaattttttttacaaataaacaactgaaaagtgtggcgtgcaaaagtattcagcccccctgagtcaatactttgtagaaccacctttcgctgcaattacagctgcaagccttttggggtatgtctctaccagctttgcacatctagagactgacatttttgcccattcttctttgcaaaatagctcaagctcagtcagattggatggagagcgtctgtgaacagcaattttcaagtcttgccagagattctcaattggatttaggtctggactttgactgggccatcctcacacatgaatatgctttgatctaaaccattccattgtagctctggctgtatgtttagggtcgttgtcctgctggaaggtgaacctacgcccaagtctcaagtcttttgcagactctaacaggttttcttccaagattgccctgtatttggctccatccatcttcccagcaactctgaccagcttccctgtccctgctgaagaaaagcatccccacagcatgatgctgccaccatcatgtATCACAgtagggatggtgtgttcagggtgatgtgcagtattagttttccgccacacatagcgttttgcatttaggccaaaaacttcaattttggtctcatctgaccagagcaccttcctccacatgtttgctgtgtcccccacatggcttgtggcaaactgcaaacgggacttcttatggctttttttcaacaatggctttcttcttgccactcttccataaaggcccgatttgtggagtgcacgactaatagttgtcctgtggacagattctcccacttgagctgtggatctctgcatctcctccagagttaccatgggcctcttggctgcttctctgatcaatgctctccttgcccggcctgtcagtttaggtggacggccatgtcttggcaggtttgcagttgtgccatactctttccattttcggatgatggattgaacagtgctccgtgagatgttcaaagcttgggatattttttttataacctaaccctgctttaaacttctccacaactttatccttgacctgtctggtgtgttccttgggcttcatgatgctgtttgttcactaatgttctctaacaaacctctgaggctttcacagaacagctgtatttatactgagattagattacacacaagtggactctatttactaattaggtgatttctgaaggcaattggatgcactggattttatttaggggtatcagagtaaagggggctgaatacttttgcacgccacacttttcagttttttatttgtaaaaaaatttgaaaaccatgtatcattttccttccacttcacaattatgcgccactttgtgttggtctatcacataaaatcccaataaaatacatttacgtttgtggttgtaacgtgacaaaatgcggaaatgttcaaggggtatgaatacttttgcaagccactgtatattaatgatttggatgtgggaattgaatgcaacatctccaagtttgtggatgactcgaagctggggggcagtgttagctatgatgaggatgctaggaggctgcaaggtgacttggataggttgggtgagtgggcaaatgcatggcagatgcagtataatgtggacaaatgtgaggttatcccctttggtggcaaaaacaggaaagtagactatgatctgaatggtggccgattaggaaaaggggagatgcaacgagacctgggtgtcatggtacaccagtcattgaaagtaggaatgcaggtgcagcaggcagtgaggaaagtgaatggtatgttagcattcatagcaaaaggatttgagtataggagcagggtggttctactgcagttgtacggggtcttggtgagaccacacctggagtattgtgtacagttttggtctcctaatctgaggaaaaacattcttgccatagagggagtacagagatggttcaccagactgattcttgggatgtcaggactttcatatgaagaaatactggatagactcggcttgtactcgctagaatttagaagattgaggggggatcttatagaaacttacaaaattcttaaggggttggacaggctagatgcaggaagattgttcccgatgttggggacgtccagaacaaggggtcacagtttaaggataaaggggaaatcttttaggactgagatgagaaaaacattttttacacagagagtggtgaatctgtggaattctctgccacagaatgtagttgaggccagttcattggctatatttaagagggagttagatgtggcccttgtggcttaaagggatcaggtggtatggagagaaagcaggtacataatactgagttggatgatcagccatgatcatattgaatggcggtgcaggctcgaagggccgaatggcctactcctgcacctattttctatgtttctatgacacaggtttaaggggacaggggaaaaatttaataggacccCAAGAGGAAAGGGTGGTGGTATATGGAATGTGTTGCTAGAAAGTAGGATGTACCTGAGGTTGgttcaataacatttaaaaaatcatttGGCTAGGTGCAATGCAAGAAAAGATTTAGGAGATatatgggcaaatgcaggcaaatgggactacttTAAGTGGAGCATCTTTGTTggtctgaaggtcctgtttctatgctgtgtgccTTGGATGCCACTTATCCATTTCTATTTAAAAACCTCTGATGATATATTTGTATCCACCATCCAATTTGAATTGGAATTCTAACCTCCATCAGAAAATAACTTTATATTCTAGGAGGTTTAACATTCTGTAAAAACAATGGTActagccagtggcggactggccagggtgtcagcttgcccaatggcaagtgggcctctgatgaagtgatagcaagtgatggcaagtgggcccctgttaaatgatagcattgtagttgtgggtggaccctctttgtctcctggcaaccaatatttttagacccagtccgccactggtactAGCAATATTTGCACTCCTCACAGCTCTGCACAACAACTAAATGCTCATGTTATTTGCAGGTGGCTCCAAAAATAAAGGACCTGACTAAGCTGAAGATTCTTGGTCTGACTGGAAACAGGTTCCGAGCCTTTCCTCAAGAGATTTGCTTCATTAATTCTCTGGAGAAATTATACTTGGGACAAGATCATGGGATGAAATTGATCCATATTCCCCAGGAGATCTCTCAACTTGTGGTAAGAGGCAGAAGACTTGGAGTAACTTCTAAGGCTGTGGCACAACCAGTCCTAGCTGGATAGCGTTGGAGCAATTCTGAGaaatttatgtttttttcccctcttGCTCTCTTAGTTCAAGGATCCAACAAAAATATCTGGGAATCCAGAAAAGCAACTGAGGAAGCCATCAAACAGAATGATTTTGTataaacaggaactgcagatgctggtttataccaaagatagacacacagtgctggagcaacttagcggtttagggagcatctctggagaaaaaggatggatgacgtgacttcagactggaagtaaagagtgggggaggggtgaataGCTgcaggcaagaaaagaccagaacCACTTAGGGCCAGCCACAATtggcctcaggcagggtggtaccTGGTGAGCAGGTTGTTGGCTAGGGAACatgtgatctcaagaggaaaaCAATAGAACTGTGGAGCTGATAaaatggtacccggacgtggcgccgacggacgagaagtcaaagccaaagaaccgaatggaaacgaggcagaAACGCCAAAAAAACGAAAGTAGGAAGacaaaacgccaactaaccgaaaggatgggaggcctgaatgcaaactaaccgacagGGTggaacgcctaaaagccaactaaccgataagctacatcgcctaaaagcaaactcaccgaatggctgctctgtcgaaacgccacctacacgAATggtggcgtcgcctacaagccaaaggaccgactgccactcaacagaaacatccaataacggacttgaaaTTGCCAGTGGGCGGGACTTGCCAGCGATTTgtccagacccctgcgtccatcacatcactgtgtagggatgaacattgtcccaaacctccgctccacccgacccacagcccgcagagggggctgtcccgagcgatgcacaccttcggcaGCCCCCTCTTCggcacaacttggtgcttgggttcagattgcccagtcacctatggcttgtgtggaaaaatgacccccacgtggctctctctctctctctctctctcccccctctccccctccccacccagagtcactgatgcaccgccatcggaccccaacccccatacCAGGGTGATTCCCTCCCACCCCcggaccctgacacccacaccgggtgattcacccccaccccggccacggggacagacggctcggggcagagtaaatctctgaagaagggagagagagagaagggagagagagagagagagaagggagagaatggaggggaagagagaagggagagagtggaggggaagagagaggaggagagagagaa
Proteins encoded in this region:
- the lrriq4 gene encoding leucine-rich repeat and IQ domain-containing protein 4 isoform X1 — its product is MSTVGRCNNQAEFNIPDVPCLLGASEAGPDVVQLLKGHILFQDLGGINLHSIPPTILRLQYLEELHLEGNQIEEIPPEIGLLQRLRVLYLNNNKLGCICDQLENCQKLQSLDLSDNPLDCGIPTNTLCHLHALQELRLANLNLVQLPAQICKKLHHLRLLGLSGNRLTSLPWEIRNLTKLQQLHLDNNHLCSLPRGFCLLPKLEVLNLRQNLLHSLPDDINSLKNLKHLYLSDNQLSDLPDSLGKCLNICALDVSGNRLHRNLTAFPANLVELALSHNQLYAFPTAVCQLADSLQLLYLKNTQLKKLSCCFSNLTNLHLLDLSENPLRYFPMQICDLVQLEMLSLDDSKLKEVAPKIKDLTKLKILGLTGNRFRAFPQEICFINSLEKLYLGQDHGMKLIHIPQEISQLVNLKELHIENNQIEHLPSTIGTLQNLTVLDCHENRLLEIPDSISDIHGLQKLLLNCNRISFIPANLDQLQKLEILSLDRNPLEKPLDEIGLQGVSAVFQYLQMKRTQHLNATKMQAWWRGLMVRKELGPFQNLFPKKDKKGKKDKKKNANKGKKK
- the lrriq4 gene encoding leucine-rich repeat and IQ domain-containing protein 4 isoform X2, whose product is MSTVGRCNNQAEFNIPDVPCLLGASEAGPDVVQLLKGHILFQDLGGINLHSIPPTILRLQYLEELHLEGNQIEEIPPEIGLLQRLRVLYLNNNKLGCICDQLENCQKLQSLDLSDNPLDCGIPTNTLCHLHALQELRLANLNLVQLPAQICKKLHHLRLLGLSGNRLTSLPWEIRNLTKLQQLHLDNNHLCSLPRGFCLLPKLEVLNLRQNLLHSLPDDINSLKNLKHLYLSDNQLSDLPDSLGKCLNICALDVSGNRLHRNLTAFPANLVELALSHNQLYAFPTAVCQLADSLQLLYLKNTQLKKLSCCFSNLTNLHLLDLSENPLRYFPMQICDLVQLEMLSLDDSKLKENLKELHIENNQIEHLPSTIGTLQNLTVLDCHENRLLEIPDSISDIHGLQKLLLNCNRISFIPANLDQLQKLEILSLDRNPLEKPLDEIGLQGVSAVFQYLQMKRTQHLNATKMQAWWRGLMVRKELGPFQNLFPKKDKKGKKDKKKNANKGKKK